A segment of the Natronincola ferrireducens genome:
CAACAGCGCCTCTAACCTGTTGGTCAGCATGTCTAGAGTCAACCCCTAGTTTTACGTGAAGCTCTACAGTTTCATCAAATTTAGCTACTGCAGTCTTCTTTACTAGTTCAATTGCTTCTTTTAAATCATGAAATTTTGTTTTATCAATTAACTTTACAGCCTCTTGATATTTTTTACCTCTTTTTGGCATTTTAAATCCTCCTTGTGGTATTATCGGTTTGTTTGAGAGAAACCTCCCACTCATGTTTTTAGCCTTCTACTTCAATACCCATGCTTCTTGCTGTACCCGCAATCATTTCCATCGCAGCTTCAACAGTATTAGCATTTAAGTCAGGCATTTTTAGTTCAGCTATTTCTCTTAGCTTAGCTTGTGAAATTTTAGCTACCTTTTTCTTGTTTGGTTCTCCTGAAGCTTTTTCCAAGCCCGCTGCTTTTTTGATTAAAACTGCAGCAGGTGGTGTCTTAGTAATGAAAGTAAAGGATCTATCCTGATATACAGAAATAATAACTGGTATAATTAAACCAGCTTGATCAGCAGTCTTTGCATTAAACTCCTTACA
Coding sequences within it:
- the rplK gene encoding 50S ribosomal protein L11, with the translated sequence MAKKVVGQIKLQIPAGKATPAPPVGPALGQHGVNIMGFCKEFNAKTADQAGLIIPVIISVYQDRSFTFITKTPPAAVLIKKAAGLEKASGEPNKKKVAKISQAKLREIAELKMPDLNANTVEAAMEMIAGTARSMGIEVEG